Sequence from the Nitrospirota bacterium genome:
TATGCCCATCGGGACCCAACAGATTCAGATCACATTGACGGACGGGACCACCCGCCAGGTTCCGAGCGGCTGTACCGTCGCTGAAGCCCTGAGCGGAACAACCGGCCGTCTCAGCCCGGACATCCTGGCGGCGAAGGTTAACGGCACGCCCGTGGACCTGAGCAAGACCCTGACCGAACCAGCGACGGTGGAACCGATTACCTTCGCCACCCCGGAGGGTAAAGAAGTCTACCGGCACAGCAGCACCCATATCATGGCTCAGGCGGTCAAAGAGGTTTTTCCCTCGGCCCAAGTCACCATCGGCCCGGCCATCGAGGAGGGCTTTTACTACGACTTTGCCTTCGAACGGTCGTTCACTCCGGATGATCTGGCCAAGATCGAGGCCCGCACATTGGAGCTGATCAAGGCCAACCGCCCCTTCAAGCGGTTGGAGATGCGCCGCTGGGACGCAGTCAATTTCTTCAAACAGCGCGGCGAGTTGTATAAGGCTGAAATCCTCGAAAGCATCGAAGACGAGACCGTGTCCCTCTACGATCAGGGTGATTTCATCGACCTCTGCCGCGGACCGCACCTGCCGTCCACCGGACGGGTCGGGGCCTTCAAGCTGCTCTCCAGCGCCGGCGCCTACTGGCGGGGAGACGAGCGCAACCCGATGTTACAGCGGATTTACGGAACCTCCTTTCCGACCCAGGCGGAGCTGGATGCGCACCTCGCCAAGCTCGAAGAGATCAAGCGGCGGGACCACCGCAAGCTCGGCAAAGAGCTCGACTTGATCTCGCTGCAGGACGAGATCGGACCCGGCCTCGTCCTGTGGCATCCCAAGGGCGCCCTGGTCCGCCTGCTGATCGAGAATTTCTGGCGGGAGCAGCACATCAAGCAGGGCTATGAGCTGGTCTATTCGCCTCACGTCGCGCGGCTGGATCTCTGGAAAACCAGTGGACACGTGGACTACTACCGGGAAAACATGTTCGCCTCGATGAAGGTGGAGGCCAGCGAGTACCAGCTCAAGCCGATGAATTGCCCGTTCCACATCATGATCTACAAGGGCCACCTGCGCAGCTACCGGGACTTGCCGATCCGGTACGGCGAGTTGGGCACCGTATATCGGTATGAGCGAACCGGCGTGCTGCACGGCCTGTTGCGGGTCCGCGGCTTTACCCAGGACGACGCCCATCTGTTCTGCCGCCCGGACCAGATCGAATCCGAAGTCAGCCGGGTCCTGGACTTTACCTTCTTCGTGCTCCGAACGTTCGGCTTCTCGGAATTCGAAGTCTACGTCTCGACCAAGCCTGAAAAATCCGTCGGCGCGCCGGAAAACTGGGCGCTGGCAACCAGCGCCCTGGAAGCCGCCCTCAAGGGACGGGGCGTCGCCTACGAGATCGACCCGGGCGAGGGAGTCTTCTACGGCCCCAAGATCGACATCAAGATCAAGGACGTGCTCGGCCGGGCCTGGCAATGTTCCACGATCCAGATCGACTTCAACAATCCCGAACGGTTTGGATTGACCTACACGGGCGAGGATGGGAAGGCCCACCAGCCGATCATGATCCACCGGGCGCTGATGGGGTCCATCGAACGCTTCTTCGGCATTCTGGTGGAACACTACGCAGGAGCCTTTCCCACTTGGCTCGCGCCGGTCCAGGCGATGGTGCTGCCGATCAGCGAGCACCAGCATGACTATGCCGTGAAGGTCACGGAACAGTTGAAGGCGGCCGGGCTACGCGCCGACGTCGATCTGCGGAACGAAAAAGCCGGCTATAAAATTCGCGAAGCCGAGAAGGCGAAAATCCCCTACATGCTGGTCGTTGGCGCCCGCGAGCAGCAGGCTGAATCGGTGTCGATCCGCAAGCGCGGCGGCGAAGATAAGGGCAGCCAGCCGGTGCTGGCGGCCATTGACCTGATCAGGGCCGATCTGGCGCAGGCCCTGTCGTGACCATAACCCTTTTCCTGAGAGGTGTCGTATCGTCCCCAAGCTGCGTGTAAATCGGGAAATCCGAGTCCGGGAAGTGCGCGTGATCGGGCCTGAAGGCGAGCAATTGGGCATCCTGCCCACGCTCGATGCGCTCAAGAAGGCCCAGGAACTGGGCTACGATCTAGTCGAGGTGGCGCCCACGTCGGCGCCGCCGGTCTGCCGGATCATGGATCACGGAAAGTACAAGTACGAGCTCCAGAAAAAGGAGCACCAGAGCCGGAAGCATCAAAAATCCACGCAGGTCAAAGAGATCAAGCTTCGGCCCCGCACCGACAAGCATGATCTGGAGATCAAAATCCGGCAGGTCAAGGAGTTCCTGGCGGAAGGCAACAAGACCAAAGTCACGGTCACATTCCGGGGGCGCGAGATGGCGAACCAGGAAATGGGACGCACGATGATGAACAGCGTGATGCAGCAGTTGATGGAAAACGGGACGATCGAGTACGCGCCCAGGATGGAGGGGCGCAGTCTCATCATGATCGTCGCGCCCAAATAATCGGAGTCGGCCCGGTGCAGGACGAATCGACGCGAGAGAAACGTTGAAGGGAGAACGATGATGGCAGGCCAAAAATTAAAAACGCACAGCGGCGCCAGCAAACGCATTAGCAGAACCGGCAGCGGCAAGCTGCGGCGGCGCAAGGCCGGGAAGCGGCACATCCTGACCAGCAAGGCGCGCGACCGCAAGCGGAGACTCAAGGGCACGGCGCCCGTGGATCAGACCATGACCATGTCGGTGAACCGGTTGCTCCCGTATAACACATAGCTATCAGCCGTCGGCTGATGACTACGATTAAGGTAAGGAGAACAAGACATGCCACGCGTAAAAGGCGGTCCCAAGACCAGGCAGCGGAGAAAGAAGCGGCTGAAACTTGCCAAGGGCCAGTACGGAGCGAAGAGCCGGCTGTTCCGAAGCGCCACCGAATCGGTGGACAAAGGCCAGACGTACGCCTATGCCGAGCGGAAGAAGCGGAAGCGGAATTTCCGGCGCCTCTGGGTCACCCGGATCAGCGCCGCCGTGCGCCAACACGGATTGACATACAGCCGCTTCATCAATGCGTTGAAAAAAGCCAACGTGCTGCTGGACCGGAAGGTGTTGTCGGATATGGCCATCAAGGACCCGGCAGGATTCGACCAGCTGGCCGTCCTGGCCAAGCAGACCGCCTCGGCATAGCCCGCTCACAAGTCCGAAAGTCTGAAAGTCAGAAAGTCCGCCCCGTTTCAGGACTTGACGACTTTCAGACTTTATGACTTTTCGACAGTCCCCTCGGCCAGCCGATCCACTTCCAGTTCAAACACCACCGCCGGCATCGTCACCTGCCACTGCTCCAAGACCTCCGGATGCAGTTCGCCGATCAGGCCGATGGCGTGGCCGTGCAGCAGAATCCGGCCCGCCCGCCCGGGTAAGAACGAGGGGTGGGCCACCGGCTCCAGACTGTAGGGGCAATTCAAATAAAACAACAGCAGGTCCAAACTGGAATGGACTTCGGAAAAGTTCGCGCTGGCATGGGCGATCAGCGCGCCGAGCGCCATCCGGGTACGTGACCCGAGCTCCTCTGCCTGATCAGGCACCGCCACTTCCCCGACCTCAAAGAGCCGGTGCGGATAGAAGGATCGGGTGGACGCTGCTTCCACCCGCAGCAGGGACGGAACGATCCACTGCCGCAGGCAACTGAAGGTCTGGGACATCGCATTGTCCACTTCCACGATGCGGTCCCACTCGCTTCCGGTCAGCCGCATCCGCTCAATCAACTCCTGCCGCGAAGCCAGGATATTGGCCATGATTTCCTGGAAACCCAGCCCGATCATCAGATCGCGCATCCGGTCGGACAGCTGCTCCACGCGAGACAGACCGCCCACGGTGAACTGCGACGGCATCACCGGCTCGAACGATCCGTATCCGCGGCTGATCGCCACGTCTTCCACTACGTCGACCGCATGCATCAGGTCGTTCCGGTAGGGCGGCAGCTTCACCGTCAGCTTGTCCTTCGCCCCGCGGACCTCGCACCCGTACACCGACAGGGCCTCGCGAATCTGTTTCGGCTCCAACGGCACCCCCAGAGCTTCACGGATCACTTGGATGGCAATGGACCGTGGCTGGCCGAAATCCAGCGGCGTGGGCATGGATTTGCCCAGCGCCGTGGCATAGGGATAGGTCACCTGCACCGGCTCAATGGCCGCGCCCCGATCCGCCAGATTGACCGCCAGAATGTTCAAAGTCAGCACAACCATCAACAAATCGGTGCCGGTAACTTCGACAAAGAGATCCCGGTCGCCGATCCGCACTTCCCCGATCTCCCGGCTGTTAATGATGGGCGGGAGGGAGAGCACCTGCCCCTCGTCGTCCCGCAAGAGGGGCACCCGGTCATGGCCCGCGATCAACGCCCCGTACTCCAAACCTTTCGGGTGCACGGCCAGGATCTCGCGCAGCGACATCTTGTCGTCGAAGCCCAGGGGGGTGAACCGGGCATCGTCCTGCTTGACCAGGTCGTAGGTGACCGGAAAGACGATCTCCGGGAGGCGATAGAGCCCGATCGACACAGTGCTGCGCTTCCGCCCGAAAATGTCGGCCAGTTTTTCCTGCACCTGAATCAACTGCGCCAGGCCGGCCTCGGTCACCGCATACCCGCAGGCCGTGCAGGCCGCCACGTAAGGACGAATCTTCTCTAAGCCCGGCGCGACGAGCAGGCGCCGTTTTGCCTGTGGCTTGGCGCCGAAGAACGGATAGGCCGGCGCGGCACCTGTGAGCTTGATCCGAATCTGCCGGGCCACTCCTTCGGCGGACCAGAGATCGGGCCGGTTACTGTCCTGCAGTTCGACCCGCACCTCACCCGTTTCGTGGTCATGATCCTTGAGTTCGCCCTTGACCAGCGGGAGCCACGACTCCAGGCTCTCGGCGGTCAAGACGCCTCCTCCCGCCGTGGCTTCCCCGAGCGCGGCGGGACCGAGGAGCTGCTCGAAGTCTTTTAGATTGATGGAGATGGTCGGCATGAAAATACGCTTTCAGTGGTCGGCTGACAGCTCTTCAAAAATGTCCGCGCGTGGTCCGCAGCATGTCCAGATCGGTGGAGAACAGGTCGCGAATATCGTGGATACCCAGGGCCACCATGGCCATCCGGTCCAGCCCCAGCCCCCAGGCGATCACCGGCACCTCGACACCCAGCGGCAGCGTGACCTCCGGGCGAAACAACCCGGCCCCGCCCAGTTCCATCCAGCCCAGCTTGGGATGTCTGACATGAAGCTCGACGGACGGTTCGGTGAAAGGAAAGTACGCCGGCAGGAACCGGCTTTCCTTTGCCTGCGCCATTTCAACGGCAAACAAATTCAGCAGTCCCAGCAAGGTGCGAAAATTGATGTCCGGCCCCAGGACAATCCCTTCGACCTGAAAGAAATCGCAGGCGTGGGTCGCGTCCACCGCATCGTAGCGGAAGCAGCGGGCAATGGAAAAATACTTCCCCGGAACCGCAGGCCCGGATGCCAGCCGGTGCGCCGACACCGCCGTGCCCTGGCTTCGCAGCACCAGCCGCTTGGCCCGTTCGCGATCATAGTCATAGCCCCAGCCGGCGGATCCCGTGTCGCCGCCGTTCCGATGCGTCTCCGCCACACGTGAGAGGAAGGGCTCGGCGATCCCGCGCGCATGCGTGGGGTCTTTCACGAAATAGACATCGTGGATGGCCCGCGCCGGATGGAACTGCGGCATATATAACGTATCCATGTTCCAGAACTCGGTCTCGACCAGAGAGCCCCGCATTTCCTGGAACCCCATGCTGACCAGCTTGCGTTTGACCAGATCGAGAAACTCGCGGTAGGGATGCCGACGCCCAGCCGACAATCGCGGCGGCCGCAGGCTGATCGTATATTGCCGAAAACGTTTCGTCCGCCAGGACCCGTCCTTGAGCAGCTCCGGGGTGAGTTGCGAGACCTCGTCGCCCAGACCCTGGGTCGCAATCGTCTGCGCGGCTTCCTGCCCGGCCTGGGTCAATTGGTAGCGGCGCTCGACCCGGTCGTCGATCCGGAAGGGCTCGTTGGGATTGCCTCGCTTGACGGCGTAGTGCTCGATGACCCGGCGCAGAGGCTCCGGAAACGCGTGGAGCTCCCTGGGCGCGCCATGCAGATCCTTCAGCAAAGTACGCAAGGATTCGGACAAGGGGCTGGGCGCACCGGTGGCTTCCACGTGCCCACCCTGTACGATCCGAATCGCGCCTTCCTTCTTCAGACTCCCGACGGCCCCGCTCATTTCGCTGGGCTCCAATCCTTCGCGGGCCTGGAGGTCCTGGATGGTCATGCGCTTGCCGGTCTGCTTGGCGTCCCGGACCACCGACAGAATGCGTTCGATGGGGGCATATTTCTCGAAGTACCGTTCGCCCACCTTGCTCAATGACACGATCGGCGTGACGACTTCGGATTCCACCCGGAGCAACGCTTTCGCCAGCAGCCACTCTACGGCCATGCTGAGTTGGGAGGGCTCCAGGCCGGCGGCATGCCCGATATCTTCCTGGCGAAGAGGGCCAGGCTGGTGCGTCTGATGCTGGCCGAGTACGGTCAGCACCTTGACCTCAAGGGGATGGAGGCTGCCGATTTGAGAGGGAGTGTCCACCGGGTTGTCCAATCACGGCCGACGCGCCGGCCCGCCGGCCGGCGCCACGCCGGATGCAGGCGCCGTACGGTGCGAGGCCCGACGCAACGCGCCGATCACCGCGCCATAGTCCGCGCTGCAGAATATGGCCGAGCCGGAAACCAGGACGTCGGCTCCGGCCTCGATGATGCGCCCGGCGTTGTCGACCTTGACGCCGCCGTCCACCTCCAGCAAGGCGCCGCTGCCGGTCTGGTCGATGAGCTGCCGGGCTCTCGTAATTTTGTCCAGGACCGACGGGATGAACTGTTGCCCGCCGAACCCAGGATTGACCGACATGATCAACAGGAGGTCGGCCTCGCCGAGAATTTCCTCCACCGTCGCCAGCGAGGTCGCCGGATTCAGAGTCACCCCGGCCTTGACGCCCCGCTCCTTGATGGCCTGGACCGTGCGATGGAGATGCGGACAGGCCTCCACGTGGACCGTCAGGTAGGTCGCGCCGGCCTGCGCAAACTCGGCAATGAAGGCATCGGGGTTCGTCATCATCAGATGCACGTCCAGCGGAAGCTTCGTCACCTTGCGCAAGGCCTCGACGATCGGCGGCCCGACCGTCAGGTTGGGGACGAAGTGGCCATCCATGACGTCCACATGCAGCCAATCGGCGCCGGCCGCCTCCACACGGGCCACTTCCTCGGCCAAACGGGCAAAGTCCGCGGAGAGAATGGACGGAGCGATCCGCAGGGAAGGTCGTGCCATCAGGCACCAGCCTTTCGGAGCCGGGCGGCAAAGAATCCATCCATCGAGAACCGATTCACCGCCGTCGACAAGTCGCCTTGTTGGGTCATCAACTCCAAGCCGCTTGCCGGCAGGACAGCCGCAACCGACTCCCTGCGGAACTCCGCGTGCTTGCTCAGGAATTGATGGATCACGTCGAGAGTCTCCTCCGGCTCTGTGGAGCAGGTACTATAGACCAAGCAACCGCCGGGCCGCAAGAGACGGCACGCCGATTCCAGAAGCAGCAGCTGCCGCTTCTGGTGGGCAGGAAGCATCTCGGCATGCTTCTGCCACTTTCCCTCCGGATGACGTCGCAAGACGCCCAGCCCGCTGCAGGGAGCATCCAGCAAGATACGATCGAACGGCCGAGCGGCCGTCGGGTTTCCACGCGTCACATCTCCTGGAAGCGGGATGACGATCCGGACCCCGAGCCTTGCACAATTCTCCTGAAGCCGCCGCAATCGGTCCGGGCTTTGGTCCATAGCCACCACGTCGCCCCGATTCTCCATCAAAGCCGCCAGGGCCGTGGCCTTTCCTCCCGGCGCGGCACAGGCATCCAGAATCCGCTCACCAGGCTGCGGGGCCAGCAGTCCGGTCACCAACTGGGCCGCCTCGTCCTCGACGTAGAACAGCCCCTCGCCGAACTGGGGAATGTCGGTAATCGGCCCGCACTTATCCAGCACCAGGCCAAGCGGGCTGACCGACGTCGGGGCAACCTGGTAGCCGCTCAGCCGCAGGGCGTCGGCCAAGGCCTCGCGGGTGGTTCGCAGGCTGTTGACCCTGATCGTCAACGGCGGAATCGTCAGGGTGGCTTGGCAAAGTTGCTCCGCTTGGGCCAGGCCGAAGCGTGCCGCCCATCGCTCGGCGAGCCAGGCGGGACACGCATAGCGAACGGAGAGAAACGTTGCGGGCTCCTTGTCGTAATCGGGCCAAGCTGGGGCCGGCTCCCGGATCAAACTGCGGAGCACCGCGTTGGCAAAACCGGCCCATCGCGTTCCTATTCCAGGCTGGGCTTTGACGAGAGCTACTGATTCGTTGACCGCGGCGGACTGAGGAATCCGGTCGAGATAGAGCAGTTGGTAGGCCGCCAGGCGCAGGGCCGCTTGCACAGGATGGGGCAGGCGCCGGATCGGTCGGTCCGCCACGTGATCAAGCCGCCAGTCGAGGGTCAGGCGATGCCGGAGCACCCCATAGACCAGTTCCACCGCGAGCGCCCGGTCGCGGGTATCCAGCGAGGCTCGGCTCACGCTCTGGTCGAGCGCATCGTCGGCATAGACGCGCGCGCGGTCGACGGCCAGCAGCGTTTCCAACGCCGCCGCTCTCGCCCCTTTCATCGGTTTCATGAGGGCACAGTCGGTGGAGGAGATCCGAACCGGAGGCCCGGCTCAAGCGCATGACCGGCCAGGTATTGGGCCACGGACATCCGCCGGCTGTTGGCCGGCTGAACCTCCGTGACGCGCAACAGCCCCATGCCGGTTTGCACGAGCAGCGCATCTTTTCCGACGGCCACGATGTCGCCGGGAACGGACGACGGGCCGGCCCCTGAGGCAGCCGGCGCAACGGCCTCGGCCTTCCAGAGACTCCAGCGATCCTGATCAAGATACGTATAGGCACCGGGCCAGGGCGACAACCCGCGCACCCGGTTGGCCATCGCAGCGGCCGGCAAGGTCCAGTCGAGCAATCCATCCTCCTTCTTCAGCAACGGCGCCATCGAGGCCCGGCTGGAGTCCTGTAGACAGGGAGTCAGGTTTCCCGCTTTGAGGCGACGGAGGGTTTCAATCAGCAGTCGCCCCCCGACCGCCGCCAGCTTGACCGACAGGGAGCCGGCCGTGTCGTCCGGGGCAATGGGCACCGGCTCCTGCAGCAGAATCGCGCCCGTATCCATCCCCTCGTCCATCAACATGGTCGTGATCCCGGTTTCACGCTCCCCGTTGATGACGGCCCACTGGATCGGTCCGGCGCCGCGATACTTGGGCAGAAGCGACGCGTGGACATTGACGCAGCCTTTGGGGGGCAGATCGAGAATCATCTTGGGCAGAATGCGCCCGAACGCCGCCACCACAATCAGGTCCGGCTGCCAGGCCTTCAGCGCATCCAGAAAGACAGGGTCTTTCATTTTCAGCGGCTGCAGGATCGGAATCTGCGCGCGCTGGCCGACAAGCTTCACGGGAGACAGAGCCAGGGCCTGCCCTCGCCCCTTCGGGCGATCCGGCTGCGTCACCACCCCCACGACGTCGTCCGGCGAATGCAGCAGCGCGTCCAGCGACGGCACGGCGAACTCCGGCGTGCCCATGAAGACGATACGCATGGGGCTGTGTTAACACGCCATCGGCGCGAAATCAACGACCGGCCCTACCTTGACTTCGCTTCAACCGCTTTGTTAGTATCCGGCCGCGGGGTGGAGCAGCCTGGTAGCTCGTTGGGCTCATAACCCAAAGGTCAGAGGTTCAAATCCTCTCCCCGCAACCACCCTTCTCCCAATTCAATCAACAACTTCTCGCGGTCGGCTGGGTCTTCGGACGGACCCGCTAAGGGCTCACGAAAACAAAAAGCCTGAGGCAGAAGAATTCTTCTGCCTCAGGCTTTTTCGAAAACGTCACAGACCTGTCGCGATTCGTTCCTTTAGGCGATCGCGTCCACGATCGCATTCAAGGTTGGGCTTGGTCTCATCGCCTTTGACGCCTTTGCGTCATCGGGATGATAGTACCCGCCGACATCGACCGGCTTGCCTTGGGCGCCGAGCAATTCGGCCGAGATCTTGGCTTCATTGTCCGCCATATCCTTCGCAATCTTGGCAAACCGCGCCGCCAGATTCTTGTCCTGCGTCTGCTGGGCCAAGGCTTGCGCCCAATACAGCGCCAGATAGAAATGGCTTCCGCGGTTATCGATCTCACCGACTTTACGGGCCGGCGACTTGTTGCTCTCCAGGAACTTGGCGTTGGCCTGATCGAGCGTATCCGCCAAAATCTTTGCGGCTTGGTTGCTTGCGACCTTGGCAAGATGTTCCAACGACGCAGCCAGCGCCAGGAATTCACCCAGCGAATCCCAGCGCAGGTACCCTTCTTCCTGGAACTGCTGCACATGCTTTGGGGCAGACCCTCCTGCGCCGGTCTCGAAGAGGCCGCCGCCGTTCAGCAGCGGAACGATCGAGAGCATCTTGGCGCTGGTCCCGATTTCGAGAATCGGGAACAGGTCCGTGAGATAGTCGCGCAACACGTTCCCCGTCACGGAGATCGTGTCTTTCCCTTCCTTGATCCGCTCCAACGAGAGGCGCGTCGCATCGGCTGGAGTCATGATTCGAATGTCGAGGCCCTGCGTGTCGTGCTCTTTCAAGTAGCGTTCGACCTTCGTGATTAATTGCGCATCGTGCGCTCTGGTCTTGTCCAACCAGAAAATCGCCGGGGCTCCGGTGGCCTTCGCACGAGTCACCGCCAGTTTAACCCAGTCCCGAATCGGCGCGTCCTTGACCTGGCACATGCGCCAGATATCGCCTTCCTCGACTTTATGCTCCAACAAGGTCCTTCCGGACGCACCCACCACACGGATCGTGCCGTTGCCCGGCGCCTTGAAGGTCTTATCATGCGAGCCGTATTCCTCCGCCGCCTGCGCCATGAGCCCCACGTTGGGCACGCTGCCCATCGTCTTCGGATCAAGAGCGCCGTGTTTTTTGCAGAACTCAACAACCTCGTGATAGACCGGGGCGTAACTGGCATCGGGAATCACGCACTTGGTGTCCTGCAACTTGCCGTCCGGGCCCCACATTTTTCCGCTGTCGCGGATGACCGGCGGCATGGAAGCATCGATGATAATATCGCTGGGCACATGTAGGTTGGTGATCCCTTTGTCGGAATTCACCATCGCCATGGGGGGCCGTTTCTTGTAGACCTCTTGGATGTCGGCTTCGATCGCCTTGCGCTGATCGTCCGGCAAGGTTTTGATCTTGGCGTAGAGATCGCCGAGACCGTTGTCCGGGTCCACGCCCAGCCTTTTGAGCGTCTCACCGTGCT
This genomic interval carries:
- the thrS gene encoding threonine--tRNA ligase → MPIGTQQIQITLTDGTTRQVPSGCTVAEALSGTTGRLSPDILAAKVNGTPVDLSKTLTEPATVEPITFATPEGKEVYRHSSTHIMAQAVKEVFPSAQVTIGPAIEEGFYYDFAFERSFTPDDLAKIEARTLELIKANRPFKRLEMRRWDAVNFFKQRGELYKAEILESIEDETVSLYDQGDFIDLCRGPHLPSTGRVGAFKLLSSAGAYWRGDERNPMLQRIYGTSFPTQAELDAHLAKLEEIKRRDHRKLGKELDLISLQDEIGPGLVLWHPKGALVRLLIENFWREQHIKQGYELVYSPHVARLDLWKTSGHVDYYRENMFASMKVEASEYQLKPMNCPFHIMIYKGHLRSYRDLPIRYGELGTVYRYERTGVLHGLLRVRGFTQDDAHLFCRPDQIESEVSRVLDFTFFVLRTFGFSEFEVYVSTKPEKSVGAPENWALATSALEAALKGRGVAYEIDPGEGVFYGPKIDIKIKDVLGRAWQCSTIQIDFNNPERFGLTYTGEDGKAHQPIMIHRALMGSIERFFGILVEHYAGAFPTWLAPVQAMVLPISEHQHDYAVKVTEQLKAAGLRADVDLRNEKAGYKIREAEKAKIPYMLVVGAREQQAESVSIRKRGGEDKGSQPVLAAIDLIRADLAQALS
- a CDS encoding translation initiation factor IF-3; protein product: MVPKLRVNREIRVREVRVIGPEGEQLGILPTLDALKKAQELGYDLVEVAPTSAPPVCRIMDHGKYKYELQKKEHQSRKHQKSTQVKEIKLRPRTDKHDLEIKIRQVKEFLAEGNKTKVTVTFRGREMANQEMGRTMMNSVMQQLMENGTIEYAPRMEGRSLIMIVAPK
- a CDS encoding 50S ribosomal protein L35; amino-acid sequence: MAGQKLKTHSGASKRISRTGSGKLRRRKAGKRHILTSKARDRKRRLKGTAPVDQTMTMSVNRLLPYNT
- a CDS encoding 50S ribosomal protein L20 — translated: MPRVKGGPKTRQRRKKRLKLAKGQYGAKSRLFRSATESVDKGQTYAYAERKKRKRNFRRLWVTRISAAVRQHGLTYSRFINALKKANVLLDRKVLSDMAIKDPAGFDQLAVLAKQTASA
- a CDS encoding phenylalanine--tRNA ligase subunit beta, whose translation is MPTISINLKDFEQLLGPAALGEATAGGGVLTAESLESWLPLVKGELKDHDHETGEVRVELQDSNRPDLWSAEGVARQIRIKLTGAAPAYPFFGAKPQAKRRLLVAPGLEKIRPYVAACTACGYAVTEAGLAQLIQVQEKLADIFGRKRSTVSIGLYRLPEIVFPVTYDLVKQDDARFTPLGFDDKMSLREILAVHPKGLEYGALIAGHDRVPLLRDDEGQVLSLPPIINSREIGEVRIGDRDLFVEVTGTDLLMVVLTLNILAVNLADRGAAIEPVQVTYPYATALGKSMPTPLDFGQPRSIAIQVIREALGVPLEPKQIREALSVYGCEVRGAKDKLTVKLPPYRNDLMHAVDVVEDVAISRGYGSFEPVMPSQFTVGGLSRVEQLSDRMRDLMIGLGFQEIMANILASRQELIERMRLTGSEWDRIVEVDNAMSQTFSCLRQWIVPSLLRVEAASTRSFYPHRLFEVGEVAVPDQAEELGSRTRMALGALIAHASANFSEVHSSLDLLLFYLNCPYSLEPVAHPSFLPGRAGRILLHGHAIGLIGELHPEVLEQWQVTMPAVVFELEVDRLAEGTVEKS
- a CDS encoding phenylalanine--tRNA ligase subunit alpha — protein: MDNPVDTPSQIGSLHPLEVKVLTVLGQHQTHQPGPLRQEDIGHAAGLEPSQLSMAVEWLLAKALLRVESEVVTPIVSLSKVGERYFEKYAPIERILSVVRDAKQTGKRMTIQDLQAREGLEPSEMSGAVGSLKKEGAIRIVQGGHVEATGAPSPLSESLRTLLKDLHGAPRELHAFPEPLRRVIEHYAVKRGNPNEPFRIDDRVERRYQLTQAGQEAAQTIATQGLGDEVSQLTPELLKDGSWRTKRFRQYTISLRPPRLSAGRRHPYREFLDLVKRKLVSMGFQEMRGSLVETEFWNMDTLYMPQFHPARAIHDVYFVKDPTHARGIAEPFLSRVAETHRNGGDTGSAGWGYDYDRERAKRLVLRSQGTAVSAHRLASGPAVPGKYFSIARCFRYDAVDATHACDFFQVEGIVLGPDINFRTLLGLLNLFAVEMAQAKESRFLPAYFPFTEPSVELHVRHPKLGWMELGGAGLFRPEVTLPLGVEVPVIAWGLGLDRMAMVALGIHDIRDLFSTDLDMLRTTRGHF
- a CDS encoding ribulose-phosphate 3-epimerase, with translation MARPSLRIAPSILSADFARLAEEVARVEAAGADWLHVDVMDGHFVPNLTVGPPIVEALRKVTKLPLDVHLMMTNPDAFIAEFAQAGATYLTVHVEACPHLHRTVQAIKERGVKAGVTLNPATSLATVEEILGEADLLLIMSVNPGFGGQQFIPSVLDKITRARQLIDQTGSGALLEVDGGVKVDNAGRIIEAGADVLVSGSAIFCSADYGAVIGALRRASHRTAPASGVAPAGGPARRP
- the rsmB gene encoding 16S rRNA (cytosine(967)-C(5))-methyltransferase RsmB, with the protein product MKPMKGARAAALETLLAVDRARVYADDALDQSVSRASLDTRDRALAVELVYGVLRHRLTLDWRLDHVADRPIRRLPHPVQAALRLAAYQLLYLDRIPQSAAVNESVALVKAQPGIGTRWAGFANAVLRSLIREPAPAWPDYDKEPATFLSVRYACPAWLAERWAARFGLAQAEQLCQATLTIPPLTIRVNSLRTTREALADALRLSGYQVAPTSVSPLGLVLDKCGPITDIPQFGEGLFYVEDEAAQLVTGLLAPQPGERILDACAAPGGKATALAALMENRGDVVAMDQSPDRLRRLQENCARLGVRIVIPLPGDVTRGNPTAARPFDRILLDAPCSGLGVLRRHPEGKWQKHAEMLPAHQKRQLLLLESACRLLRPGGCLVYSTCSTEPEETLDVIHQFLSKHAEFRRESVAAVLPASGLELMTQQGDLSTAVNRFSMDGFFAARLRKAGA
- a CDS encoding methionyl-tRNA formyltransferase codes for the protein MRIVFMGTPEFAVPSLDALLHSPDDVVGVVTQPDRPKGRGQALALSPVKLVGQRAQIPILQPLKMKDPVFLDALKAWQPDLIVVAAFGRILPKMILDLPPKGCVNVHASLLPKYRGAGPIQWAVINGERETGITTMLMDEGMDTGAILLQEPVPIAPDDTAGSLSVKLAAVGGRLLIETLRRLKAGNLTPCLQDSSRASMAPLLKKEDGLLDWTLPAAAMANRVRGLSPWPGAYTYLDQDRWSLWKAEAVAPAASGAGPSSVPGDIVAVGKDALLVQTGMGLLRVTEVQPANSRRMSVAQYLAGHALEPGLRFGSPPPTVPS
- a CDS encoding NADP-dependent isocitrate dehydrogenase — translated: MTAKASKIIYTKTDEAPMLATYSFLPIINAFSKAAGVSVELRDISLAGRILAVFPEYLTPGQKQPDALTELGELAKTPEANIIKLPNISASLPQLNAAIKELQSQGYKLPEYPENPKDDKEKDIKARYDRVKGSAVNPVLREGNSDRRAPLSVKAHTRKHPHRMGAWSPDSKTHVVHMEGGDFYSNEKSVTLTEATDARIEFVGQDGKTTVLKPKLVLQAGEVIDATYMSRRALREFLEAQMEDAKKQGVLFSIHLKATMMKVSDPKIFGHAVTVYFKDVFEKHGETLKRLGVDPDNGLGDLYAKIKTLPDDQRKAIEADIQEVYKKRPPMAMVNSDKGITNLHVPSDIIIDASMPPVIRDSGKMWGPDGKLQDTKCVIPDASYAPVYHEVVEFCKKHGALDPKTMGSVPNVGLMAQAAEEYGSHDKTFKAPGNGTIRVVGASGRTLLEHKVEEGDIWRMCQVKDAPIRDWVKLAVTRAKATGAPAIFWLDKTRAHDAQLITKVERYLKEHDTQGLDIRIMTPADATRLSLERIKEGKDTISVTGNVLRDYLTDLFPILEIGTSAKMLSIVPLLNGGGLFETGAGGSAPKHVQQFQEEGYLRWDSLGEFLALAASLEHLAKVASNQAAKILADTLDQANAKFLESNKSPARKVGEIDNRGSHFYLALYWAQALAQQTQDKNLAARFAKIAKDMADNEAKISAELLGAQGKPVDVGGYYHPDDAKASKAMRPSPTLNAIVDAIA